A single Methylobacterium sp. 17Sr1-1 DNA region contains:
- a CDS encoding AEC family transporter, protein MQAVLNAALPIFALILAGFLSGRTALFGPAAADSLNRFAIYLALPALMFGAMAKITPDQVAQVGFAAAFAGGIAAAFAVAYGLGRGRSLRSAQACIEGLDAGYSNVGFMGIPLCLLVFGPASLPAAVITTLFTACVLFLFAIVLIELDLQKGAGSGTARKVALALLRNPLLIAPLAGLTIGLTGLSVPGPVERFTALLGGAASPCALVCIGLFLAQERVVLSDIRPMAALVVLKLVLQPAVTALLVYKVFAVPDLWARAAVLLSALPIGSGPFTLAKLYGLEAGVTSGAILLSHVASVVTVSLLVAWLA, encoded by the coding sequence ATGCAGGCCGTCCTCAACGCCGCCCTCCCCATCTTCGCGCTGATCCTGGCGGGCTTCCTGTCCGGCCGCACCGCCCTGTTCGGGCCGGCCGCCGCCGACAGCCTGAACCGCTTCGCGATCTACCTCGCCCTGCCGGCGCTGATGTTCGGCGCGATGGCGAAGATCACGCCGGACCAGGTCGCCCAGGTCGGGTTCGCGGCGGCCTTCGCGGGCGGCATCGCGGCGGCCTTCGCGGTGGCCTACGGGCTCGGGCGCGGGCGCTCCTTGCGCAGCGCCCAGGCCTGCATCGAGGGGCTGGATGCCGGCTACAGCAATGTCGGCTTCATGGGCATCCCGCTCTGCCTGCTGGTGTTCGGGCCCGCGAGCCTGCCGGCGGCGGTGATCACGACCTTGTTCACCGCCTGCGTGCTGTTCCTGTTCGCGATCGTGCTGATCGAGCTCGACCTCCAGAAGGGGGCGGGATCCGGCACCGCCCGCAAGGTGGCGCTGGCGCTCCTGCGCAACCCGCTTCTGATCGCGCCGCTCGCCGGCCTCACGATCGGGCTCACCGGCCTCTCCGTGCCCGGCCCGGTCGAACGCTTCACCGCGCTCCTCGGCGGCGCGGCCTCGCCCTGCGCCCTCGTCTGCATCGGGCTGTTCCTGGCGCAGGAGCGGGTGGTGCTCTCCGACATCCGGCCGATGGCGGCGCTCGTCGTCCTCAAGCTGGTGCTGCAGCCGGCGGTGACGGCCCTCCTCGTCTACAAGGTCTTCGCGGTGCCCGACCTGTGGGCGCGGGCGGCGGTACTGCTCAGCGCCCTGCCGATCGGTTCCGGGCCGTTCACGCTGGCCAAGCTCTACGGGCTCGAGGCCGGCGTGACCTCGGGGGCGATCCTGCTCTCGCACGTCGCCTCGGTGGTCACCGTGTCGCTGCTCGTCGCCTGGCTCGCCTGA
- a CDS encoding invasion associated locus B family protein has protein sequence MIETFGGWTLICDEEKRRRICNASQSIVTAAGGLAFSWSLAATKGGEPVFVLRAPVSGFPARTVTLDVAGQETVIRLPNCDAALCVGFLPLDAALVRQIKARAGVTIRYRVREGGDPVAIAASLDGLGAAIGSIR, from the coding sequence GTGATCGAGACCTTCGGCGGCTGGACGCTGATCTGCGACGAGGAGAAGCGGCGGCGCATCTGCAACGCCTCGCAATCGATCGTCACCGCCGCGGGCGGGCTCGCCTTCAGCTGGTCGCTCGCCGCGACGAAGGGCGGCGAGCCGGTGTTCGTCCTGCGCGCCCCGGTCTCCGGCTTTCCGGCCCGCACCGTCACGCTCGACGTCGCCGGCCAGGAGACGGTGATCCGTCTGCCGAACTGCGACGCCGCCCTCTGCGTCGGCTTCCTGCCCCTCGACGCCGCGCTCGTGCGCCAGATCAAGGCCCGCGCCGGGGTGACCATCCGCTACCGCGTGCGGGAGGGGGGCGATCCGGTGGCGATCGCCGCCTCCCTCGACGGGCTCGGGGCGGCCATCGGCAGCATCCGCTGA
- a CDS encoding YadA-like family protein has protein sequence MQGGTYDSVGGALGSLDAAVTSLNTSGSRYVAVNSTGPAAQAKGADTVAIGPGAVAGAGRGVALGAGAVASRAGLNGATEAFSGVAVASNQGAVSVGDAGAERQITNVAGGTQDTDAVNLRQLRAVGRGFAGALGGGAGYSADGTLTAPSYAIGGQTYASVGAALGAVDTFGARYDVDPATGGRGQSMTLAGGDPNQPVLIRNVAGGLLPNDAANLGQVTQAAAQARADANAYTDRSVAAASAAANAYTDTAVAPLQRQMTAFGSQLADLNRQVGEVRGEARRAAAIGLAAAALRFDDRPGKLSVAAGGGVWRGEGAASFGLGYTLPDGWARVNATGVAAGRDFGVGAGASFTLN, from the coding sequence GTGCAGGGCGGCACCTACGACTCGGTCGGCGGTGCGCTCGGCAGCCTCGACGCGGCGGTGACCAGCCTCAACACCAGCGGCAGCCGCTACGTCGCGGTCAACAGCACTGGGCCGGCCGCCCAGGCCAAGGGCGCCGACACGGTGGCGATCGGCCCGGGCGCCGTCGCGGGCGCCGGCCGCGGCGTGGCGCTCGGCGCCGGCGCGGTAGCGAGCCGGGCCGGCCTGAACGGCGCCACCGAGGCGTTCTCCGGCGTCGCGGTCGCCTCGAACCAGGGCGCCGTCTCCGTCGGCGATGCCGGCGCCGAGCGGCAGATCACCAACGTCGCCGGCGGCACGCAGGACACCGACGCGGTCAACCTCCGGCAGCTGCGGGCGGTCGGCCGCGGCTTCGCCGGGGCGCTGGGCGGCGGGGCGGGTTATTCCGCCGACGGCACCCTCACGGCGCCGTCCTATGCGATCGGCGGGCAGACCTATGCCAGCGTCGGCGCGGCCCTCGGCGCCGTCGACACCTTCGGCGCGCGCTACGACGTCGATCCGGCGACCGGCGGGCGCGGCCAGTCGATGACGCTGGCGGGCGGCGACCCGAACCAGCCGGTGCTGATCCGCAACGTCGCCGGCGGCCTCCTGCCGAACGACGCGGCGAATCTCGGTCAGGTGACCCAGGCCGCCGCGCAGGCGCGGGCGGACGCCAACGCCTATACCGACCGCAGCGTCGCCGCCGCCTCGGCCGCGGCCAACGCCTATACCGATACCGCGGTGGCGCCGCTCCAGCGCCAGATGACCGCCTTCGGCAGCCAGCTCGCGGACCTGAACCGCCAGGTCGGCGAGGTGCGCGGCGAGGCCCGGCGCGCGGCGGCGATCGGCCTCGCGGCGGCGGCCCTGCGCTTCGACGACCGGCCCGGCAAGCTCAGCGTCGCGGCGGGCGGCGGGGTCTGGCGCGGCGAGGGCGCGGCCTCCTTCGGCCTCGGCTACACCCTGCCGGACGGCTGGGCGCGGGTGAACGCCACGGGCGTGGCTGCCGGCCGCGACTTCGGCGTCGGCGCCGGCGCGAGCTTCACGCTGAACTGA
- a CDS encoding adenylosuccinate synthase, whose translation MAFKAKSAAETKAAELAAILIRIADRDGAPVQVGVDELRRASPRLTPLAIGQMFRRHRDDLEAALSERGYTLVDYADQGPGRGMEFEIGPA comes from the coding sequence ATGGCCTTCAAGGCGAAATCCGCGGCCGAGACCAAGGCGGCAGAACTGGCCGCGATCCTGATCCGGATCGCGGACCGGGACGGCGCGCCGGTTCAGGTCGGCGTCGATGAACTCCGGCGCGCGAGCCCGCGCCTGACGCCGCTGGCGATCGGGCAGATGTTCCGCCGCCACCGCGACGACCTGGAGGCGGCCCTGTCGGAGCGCGGCTATACGCTCGTCGACTACGCCGATCAGGGGCCCGGGCGCGGGATGGAGTTCGAGATCGGCCCGGCCTGA
- the poxB gene encoding ubiquinone-dependent pyruvate dehydrogenase, which translates to MTGRTIADLCIETLEHAGVERVYGVVGDSLNGLTEAIRARGNIRWVHVRHEEVAAFAASADSQGTGGLAVCAGSCGPGHLHLINGLYDAHRSRTPVLAIAAHIPSAEIGTNYFQATHPEALFRECSHYCELVSDPAQLPFVLEIAIRTAIGKGGVSVVVIPGDVALKEAPERALAAPATLAPKPPIVLPLAGELDALADLLNGSQKVTLFCGRGCAGARDQVIQLAEALQAPVVHALGGKEHVESDNPYDVGMTGLIGFSSGYAAMEACDALLMLGTDFPYRQFYPEKARIAQVDIRPENLGRRCRLDLGLVGDVAVTIAGLLPRLKGNRDSAHLDRCLKHYAKAREGLDDLATGKPGRKPVHPQYLTKRVSEAAAPDAVFTADVGTPTIWAARYLTMTPGRRLVGSWAHGSMANAMAHAIGLQAALPGRQVIALAGDGGFTMLMGDLLTLVQEKLPVKVVVFNNGTLGFVEMEMKAAGYLETGVALQNPDFSAIARAAGLHGRRVEDPGELEGALAEMLAHDGPALLDVVTNRQELAMPPRIQAEQVKGFSLYVMRAVMNGRGDEIIELAKSNLIR; encoded by the coding sequence ATGACGGGCCGTACCATCGCCGATCTCTGCATCGAGACCCTGGAACATGCCGGCGTGGAGCGCGTCTACGGCGTCGTCGGCGACAGCCTGAACGGCCTCACCGAGGCGATCCGGGCGCGGGGAAACATCCGCTGGGTGCATGTGCGCCACGAGGAGGTGGCGGCCTTCGCGGCCTCCGCCGACTCGCAGGGGACGGGCGGGCTCGCGGTCTGCGCCGGCTCCTGCGGCCCCGGCCACCTCCACCTCATCAACGGCCTCTACGACGCCCACCGCTCGCGCACGCCGGTGCTGGCGATCGCCGCCCACATCCCCTCGGCCGAGATCGGCACCAACTACTTCCAGGCCACCCATCCGGAGGCGCTGTTCCGGGAGTGCAGCCATTATTGCGAGCTGGTCTCCGATCCGGCCCAGCTGCCGTTCGTCCTCGAGATCGCGATCCGCACGGCGATCGGAAAGGGCGGCGTGTCGGTGGTGGTGATCCCGGGCGACGTCGCCCTGAAGGAGGCGCCGGAGCGGGCGCTCGCCGCGCCCGCGACGCTGGCTCCGAAGCCGCCGATCGTCCTGCCGCTCGCCGGCGAGCTCGATGCGCTCGCCGACCTCCTCAACGGATCGCAGAAGGTGACGCTGTTCTGCGGCCGCGGCTGCGCCGGGGCGCGCGACCAGGTGATCCAGCTCGCCGAGGCGCTGCAGGCGCCGGTGGTGCACGCGCTCGGCGGCAAGGAGCACGTCGAGAGCGACAACCCCTACGACGTCGGCATGACCGGGCTGATCGGCTTCTCCTCCGGCTACGCCGCGATGGAGGCCTGCGACGCCCTGCTCATGCTCGGCACCGACTTTCCCTACCGCCAGTTCTATCCCGAGAAGGCGAGGATCGCGCAGGTCGACATCCGGCCGGAGAATCTCGGCCGCCGCTGCCGGCTCGATCTCGGCCTCGTCGGCGACGTCGCGGTGACGATCGCCGGCCTGCTGCCGCGGCTGAAGGGCAACCGCGATTCGGCCCATCTCGATCGCTGCCTGAAGCATTACGCCAAGGCCCGCGAGGGCCTCGACGACCTCGCCACCGGCAAGCCCGGCCGCAAGCCGGTCCACCCGCAATACCTGACCAAGCGGGTCAGCGAGGCGGCGGCGCCCGACGCCGTGTTCACCGCCGATGTCGGCACGCCGACGATCTGGGCGGCGCGCTACCTGACGATGACGCCGGGCCGGCGGCTCGTCGGCTCCTGGGCGCACGGCTCGATGGCGAACGCCATGGCGCACGCGATCGGGCTCCAGGCCGCGTTGCCGGGCCGGCAGGTGATCGCGCTCGCGGGCGACGGCGGCTTCACCATGCTGATGGGCGACCTCCTCACCCTGGTGCAGGAGAAGCTGCCGGTGAAGGTGGTGGTGTTCAACAACGGCACGCTCGGCTTCGTCGAGATGGAGATGAAGGCCGCCGGCTACCTCGAGACCGGCGTCGCGCTCCAGAACCCCGACTTCTCGGCCATCGCCCGCGCCGCCGGCCTGCACGGTCGCCGGGTCGAGGATCCGGGCGAGCTGGAGGGGGCGCTCGCCGAGATGCTGGCCCATGACGGCCCCGCCCTCCTCGACGTGGTGACGAACCGCCAGGAACTCGCCATGCCGCCCCGGATCCAGGCCGAGCAGGTGAAGGGCTTCAGCCTCTACGTGATGCGCGCGGTGATGAACGGCCGCGGCGACGAGATCATCGAGCTGGCGAAGAGCAACCTGATCCGGTGA
- a CDS encoding iron transporter: MSLPFSTRAAVAGRVVLAAGGGYAIAALATALLSLVLPMPRAEAVTTATLLSFAVMVGIVVAVFAARSVGRAAVIVGVLALVLGAALWLATGSSS; encoded by the coding sequence ATGAGCCTCCCCTTCTCGACCCGCGCGGCGGTGGCCGGCCGCGTCGTCCTCGCCGCCGGCGGGGGCTACGCGATCGCGGCCCTCGCCACCGCCCTCCTGTCGCTGGTCCTGCCGATGCCGCGGGCGGAGGCCGTGACGACGGCGACGCTTCTCAGCTTCGCCGTCATGGTGGGGATCGTGGTCGCGGTCTTCGCGGCCCGCTCGGTCGGGCGGGCCGCCGTCATCGTCGGGGTCCTCGCCCTGGTGCTCGGGGCCGCCCTCTGGCTCGCCACGGGATCATCGTCATGA
- a CDS encoding PepSY-associated TM helix domain-containing protein: MKRGFRQSMAWLHTWSGLVVGWVLFAVFVTGTATYYRAEISRWMQPELRREATITPEALAVAAERAVAHLSRPVRGTPGPGSSACRPRSGPSSSCSGAIARARRRATSSSIRRPAAGFDAGDAGR, encoded by the coding sequence ATGAAACGGGGCTTTCGCCAGTCCATGGCCTGGCTGCACACCTGGTCCGGCCTCGTCGTCGGCTGGGTGCTGTTCGCCGTCTTCGTCACCGGCACCGCGACCTATTACCGGGCCGAGATCTCGCGCTGGATGCAGCCGGAGCTGCGGCGGGAGGCCACGATCACCCCCGAGGCCCTGGCGGTGGCGGCCGAGCGCGCGGTGGCGCATCTCTCGAGGCCCGTGCGGGGCACGCCCGGACCTGGTTCATCGGCCTGCCGACCCCGGAGCGGCCCCTCGTCGAGCTGTTCTGGCGCAATCGCCCGGGCACGCCGCCGGGCCACGTCCTCCTCGATCCGGCGACCGGCGGCCGGCTTCGATGCGGGCGACGCGGGGCGGTGA
- a CDS encoding PepSY-associated TM helix domain-containing protein, whose translation MAQSPGHAAGPRPPRSGDRRPASMRATRGGDFFYRFHFELNLPPLWGRWIVGICAMVMLVALVSGVVTHRRIFSDFFTLRRDKAAQRGWLDATTSAACWRCRST comes from the coding sequence CTGGCGCAATCGCCCGGGCACGCCGCCGGGCCACGTCCTCCTCGATCCGGCGACCGGCGGCCGGCTTCGATGCGGGCGACGCGGGGCGGTGATTTCTTCTACCGCTTCCACTTCGAGCTGAATCTGCCGCCGCTCTGGGGCCGCTGGATCGTCGGGATCTGCGCCATGGTGATGCTGGTGGCGCTGGTCAGCGGCGTCGTCACCCACCGGCGCATTTTTTCGGATTTCTTCACCCTGCGCCGGGACAAGGCGGCGCAGCGCGGCTGGCTCGACGCCACAACGTCAGCGGCGTGCTGGCGCTGCCGTTCCACCTGA
- a CDS encoding inositol monophosphatase family protein — protein MTTDTARAAASRRDAALAIARAAGETALGFFNARDELVIEQKSGAQDLVSQADREVELLIRARIAEAFPEDGVIGEEHDPVPSRSGYTWVVDPIDGTSPFLNGQPNWCVSIGVRGPEGWSPA, from the coding sequence ATGACCACCGACACCGCCCGCGCCGCCGCATCCCGCCGCGACGCCGCCCTCGCGATCGCCCGCGCCGCCGGCGAGACGGCGCTCGGCTTCTTCAACGCCCGCGACGAGCTGGTGATCGAGCAGAAGAGCGGCGCGCAGGACCTCGTCTCGCAGGCCGACCGCGAGGTCGAGCTCTTGATCCGTGCCCGCATCGCGGAGGCGTTTCCGGAGGACGGGGTGATCGGCGAGGAGCACGACCCGGTCCCGAGCCGGTCGGGCTATACCTGGGTCGTCGATCCGATCGACGGCACCAGCCCGTTCCTCAACGGCCAGCCGAACTGGTGCGTGTCGATCGGCGTGCGCGGCCCCGAGGGCTGGTCGCCGGCGTGA
- a CDS encoding gamma-glutamylcyclotransferase yields the protein MQAGAPSDLWVFGYGSLMWRPGFPFVRAGRGACAATTARSVLSHVHRGTPERPGLVLGLDRGGSCRGMAFRVAGPEAAGTLAYLREREQVTAVYVERLLGVTLDDGRRIEAVTYLVDRRHPQYAGRLPEAELVRLVRQGLGRSGANPDYVRHTHDQLVAMGIPDPMLARLAAACAVPSP from the coding sequence ATGCAGGCGGGCGCACCGTCGGATCTGTGGGTGTTCGGCTACGGCTCGCTGATGTGGCGGCCGGGCTTCCCCTTCGTGAGAGCGGGCCGGGGCGCTTGCGCGGCTACCACCGCTCGCTCTGTGCTCTCGCACGTCCATCGCGGCACGCCGGAGCGGCCGGGCCTGGTGCTCGGGCTCGACCGCGGCGGCTCCTGCCGCGGCATGGCCTTCCGGGTCGCAGGCCCGGAGGCCGCGGGCACGCTCGCCTACCTGCGCGAGCGCGAGCAGGTCACGGCGGTCTATGTCGAGCGGCTGCTCGGCGTCACCCTCGACGACGGGCGCCGGATCGAGGCGGTGACCTACCTCGTCGACCGCCGCCACCCGCAATATGCCGGCCGCCTGCCGGAGGCCGAGCTGGTGCGGCTGGTGCGCCAGGGGCTCGGCCGCTCGGGCGCCAACCCGGACTACGTCCGCCACACCCACGACCAGCTCGTCGCCATGGGCATCCCCGACCCGATGCTCGCCCGCCTCGCCGCCGCCTGCGCGGTGCCGAGCCCCTGA
- a CDS encoding SgcJ/EcaC family oxidoreductase, giving the protein MAKVTANYAPDAVLLPTVSNTPRTDRAMIQDYFVHFLEKHPQGVINTHTIKLGCNIATDVGTYTFLIDGKNPGEHVVVPARYSFVYVLRDGEWLIAHHHSSAMPEPVVAVTAAAKEH; this is encoded by the coding sequence ATGGCCAAGGTCACGGCGAATTACGCGCCCGACGCCGTGCTGCTGCCGACCGTGTCGAACACGCCGCGCACCGACCGGGCGATGATCCAGGACTACTTCGTGCACTTCCTGGAGAAGCACCCGCAGGGCGTCATCAACACCCACACGATCAAGCTCGGCTGCAACATCGCGACCGATGTCGGCACCTACACCTTCCTGATCGACGGGAAGAACCCGGGCGAGCACGTCGTGGTGCCGGCGCGCTACAGCTTCGTCTACGTGCTGCGGGACGGCGAGTGGCTGATCGCGCACCACCATTCCTCGGCGATGCCGGAGCCGGTCGTCGCCGTCACCGCTGCCGCCAAGGAGCATTGA
- a CDS encoding serine hydrolase: protein MKRHLSHDAEFPGMPKSWGLSFMINDEAAPTGRSAGSLAWAGLANLYFWIDRTAGIGGFWGTQLFPFADPASVANFLEFETAVYRSLS from the coding sequence GTGAAGCGCCACCTCTCGCACGACGCCGAGTTCCCCGGGATGCCGAAATCCTGGGGGTTGAGCTTCATGATCAACGACGAGGCGGCGCCGACCGGGCGCTCGGCCGGGTCGCTCGCCTGGGCGGGGCTCGCCAACCTGTATTTCTGGATCGACCGGACCGCCGGGATCGGGGGGTTCTGGGGCACGCAACTCTTCCCCTTCGCCGATCCGGCCTCGGTGGCGAACTTTTTGGAGTTCGAGACGGCGGTGTATCGGAGCCTGTCCTGA